The genomic stretch CCGCGGACGAGGCCGTCGGTCGGCTCCAGGGCGATCGCGCGGACCATGTTGTCGCCGATGTGCTGCTCGACCTCGAGGGTCAGCGTCCGCGCCGCCTCCCCCTCGGCGGCGAAGGCGACGTCCACGTGCAGCGCGTAGTAGATCTCCGGCATCGCCTCGGCCGGGAACTCCACGTCGACGACCGGGCCGATGACCCGGGCGACGCGGCCGGTGCCGGTGGCCGTCTCGTTTTCTACGGTCGCGGTCATGATCAGTTACTCACTCCCTGCGTTCGCTTCAGCGAGCGCGTTCGACCCGCCGACGATTTCGCTGATTTCCTGGGTGATCTCGGCCTGCCGGGCGTTGTTCGCCTCCCGGGTCAGCCGGTCGATAAGGTCGTTGGCGTTGTCCGTCGCCGCCTTCATCGCGCGTCGCCGCGCGGCCAGCTCGGAGGCCGCCGCCTCAAGCATGGCGTAGTAGATCCGGCTGGCCACGTACTGGGGCAGCAGCGCGTCGAGCACGACGTCCGTGTTCGGC from Mycobacteriales bacterium encodes the following:
- a CDS encoding F0F1 ATP synthase subunit beta (Produces ATP from ADP in the presence of a proton gradient across the membrane. The beta chain is a regulatory subunit); this encodes MTATVENETATGTGRVARVIGPVVDVEFPAEAMPEIYYALHVDVAFAAEGEAARTLTLEVEQHIGDNMVRAIALEPTDGLVRG